The sequence below is a genomic window from Polyangiaceae bacterium.
CAACGGGCTGCCTTGGCGACTTTTCTCTCTCTCGGATCTTGGCGCTTGGACGTAAGCTCGCGCCATGGTCCGGGTGCTCGTGGTGTTGCTGGTCCTCGCGGTCGCTCGGCTCGCGGTGGCTGCGCCGGTGATCGAGTCCGGACGCGAGAAGGAGGTCCTCGCGCTGTTCGCTCCCTACGAGCTGGGCGGCGAGGTGGTGTCGGGCTGGAAGCTGATGAACGTGCGCGTCGCACCCGACGCCATCGGTGTGGAGCTCGAAGGGCCGAACGGCAAGACCGCGTCGTTTCGGCTGGTGCACCCCGACACCGCGGTGCCCGCGGCGCCGCGCACCAGGAGCTTTGCGGTGATCCGCGAGTCTGCGGCGGATCAGGCGATCGCGCCGCTGGTGGTGGCGGTGCGCAGGAACGACGCGGGGGGTTTTTGGAAGGACGCCCCGGCCGCTGCGCCGCGGCCGTCCGTGCCGGAGCCCGACGACGCCGGCGGCGGGCTGTGGTTCACGCTGCTCATCACCGCCCTGGGACTTTCGGCCGTGTGGTTCATTGCGCGACGGAACCGCGGCGGACCGACAAAATCAAAGACCTGAAGGAACGGGCACGGACGACTCCTTGCGTCGAATACGTTCGACCAGGCCCTTCAACACGGCAGCTTGATCTTCGTCGTTAATGGCGTCCGGCGAGGGGCGTGGCTGCACCATGAACAGCGCGTACTGGCTCGTCTTGGCCGGCGGTACGCGACCGCCCGGTTTGCGTCGCTCGACCCAGACGCGGAAGCCAGCGTCGTTCTTCTCCACGTCGACCACGATGCGCGCGTCGTGCACGGGACTGATGGCGCGCACGCGGTAGCCGCCGACGGTGTCGCCCAGACGCAGGTCGTCGAAGAGGGCCGCTACGTCGGCGGGCGGAGGATCGGGCCACGGATTGGGAAAGCGTACGCTGGCGCGGGGCGGTGGAACGGCGTTCTTGCCAGCGTCGGAGGGCGAGCGCTTGGAGAAGACGACGACGCCGAGGGCGGCGGCGATCAACACCGCGCAGCCCACGCTCCAACCCTTGCGGCCGTCCACGTGGCAAACGTAGCGGACATCCGTCATTTTCGAAGCTCCGAGCTTTGGGAGCGAAGCTCCAGCGCGCGTGCTCTCGAGCGCCTGGTTTTGCGCAGGGGCTGCGCAATGCTCCTCGGGGCATCCCTGCAGCCCGCAAGGCGTGCGCAATTAACTAGTTATTACGTATAGTTACGCGCAGGCGTCGGGTGACAACCTCGCCTTTTCGGAGCTAAACGCGCGCTGTCCCGACCCTTCTCGGGCGCTCAGAAAAGGAGAGCCTCATGCAGCGCAGCGTTCGGTCGATCATCGCACTTCAAACGGCGATCGCCGCTTCGGCGATCGCGAGTCATGCATTGGCCACCAACGGAATGGACCCTGTCGCCTTCGGTGCGGCGCCTGCAGGTCGCGGAGGGGCGGACCTTGCGGTGGCGACCGATACCTCGGCGATGAACACGAACCCTGCCGGCATCACGCAGAACAAGATGCGCGCGGACGCGTCCATCAGCTTGCTGATGCCGAGCCTGACACTGAACGATCGCGCGGCGACGCCGCAGGGCACGATGGAGCTGAACACGGACAAGGCGGGGGAGTCGAAGTTGTTCCCGCTCATCAACGTGGGCTTCTCCACGCATGTCTTCGACGGCCTGTACGCCGGTCTCGCCTTCGTGACTCAGGGCGGCATGGGCGCGGAGTTCAAGGGACTGAACACCTTCTCCGACGCCGACCCCACGACCATGAGCCAACCCGTGCCCGGACAGTACGACACCTACAGCCAGATCATGTATCTGAAGCTGGTGCCCACGTTGGCGTGGCGTTTCGAGAACGTCGCCCAGGACGTCGACGTGTCCGTTGGCGCGGGATTCAACGTCGGCATGTCCAAGATGGAGTTCCGGCACGGGGGCTTCGCCTTCCCGGAGCAAGATGGCGACGGCATCTACGCGCCGCACTCGGTGGAGTTTTCCTCGGACTACGCCATGGGCTACGCCGTCCGGCTGGGCGTGCTCTTGCAGGTGGCGGACGCCGTGGGCTTTGGCGTCAGCTACCAGACCAAGGCCAAGCTGCCCTACGAGGGCACGGCCACGGTGGACAAGCAGCTGGACTACGACTCCAAGATGGATTTCGCGTGGCCGCAGGAAGTGGGCCTCGGCGTCTCGGCGCGGCCGATGAAGCCGCTGCTGTTGGCGGCGGACCTGCGCTGGATCGAGTGGAGCGACACCATGGACACCGTGA
It includes:
- a CDS encoding outer membrane protein transport protein, which gives rise to MQRSVRSIIALQTAIAASAIASHALATNGMDPVAFGAAPAGRGGADLAVATDTSAMNTNPAGITQNKMRADASISLLMPSLTLNDRAATPQGTMELNTDKAGESKLFPLINVGFSTHVFDGLYAGLAFVTQGGMGAEFKGLNTFSDADPTTMSQPVPGQYDTYSQIMYLKLVPTLAWRFENVAQDVDVSVGAGFNVGMSKMEFRHGGFAFPEQDGDGIYAPHSVEFSSDYAMGYAVRLGVLLQVADAVGFGVSYQTKAKLPYEGTATVDKQLDYDSKMDFAWPQEVGLGVSARPMKPLLLAADLRWIEWSDTMDTVTLKGNATGQAPPGYESLTLPFQMRWRDQVVVAVGAEYSVIDDVAVRLGYNYGKSPVEPDGINPLFPAVSEHHFTLGAGARVVAGLGFDAAVEYSPRNTVSSNAQNQMALQPGTTTPSGYSFDVAMSQLTLHLGARYLFD